In one Rutidosis leptorrhynchoides isolate AG116_Rl617_1_P2 chromosome 8, CSIRO_AGI_Rlap_v1, whole genome shotgun sequence genomic region, the following are encoded:
- the LOC139861786 gene encoding hsp70 nucleotide exchange factor FES1, with protein MSRITAFLIFILLVQISRSERVNKTVSGGLLSSSGEGHVVGNPETDESLNDHDELDGGFPSLEGMLQWAIGHSDPAKLELKAHDAKKLSTDELQKRQKELQELVEKLETPSDAKLMRIAIDNLNNPFLSWEDRHRTLGELSMLVEDIENAIYLHKMGGLSVVLKDLNNSDHWIRMTSVSIVAKASQNNPIVQNQVVNLGALPKLMMMVKSDFDPEAIKALHAVSAVIRNNEIGIKLFNTEGGEKLLQGILSNATADVRLHKRSVSLIADLAEYQLDNSSKLQIPFFRNCALVRLVIDLTPDNDLDLQEKVLLAVKNLLMLKSTEHLIVDGFCGLEGALVRMRKQLQPFILDEDVYEYATEVERLCKEVNSIYNEKLNKGSQVPT; from the exons ATGAGTCGAATTACAGCCTTCTTGATCTTCATTTTGTTGGTACAGATCTCGAGGTCTGAACGCGTTAATAAGACGGTTTCCGGTGGCCTATTAAGTTCAAGCGGCGAAGGACATGTTGTTGGTAACCCTGAAACCGATGAATCGTTGAATGATCATGATGAACTCGATGGTGGCTTTCCTTCTCTTGAGGGCATGTTACAGTGGGCAATTG GTCATTCGGATCCTGCAAAGTTAGAACTTAAAGCTCATGATGCCAAGAAGTTATCCACAGATGAACTACAAAAACGTCAAAAGGAATTGCAG GAACTGGTGGAGAAATTAGAAACGCCATCAGATGCAAAACTGATGAGAATTGCAATTGATAACTTGAATAATCCATTTTTAAGCTGGGAAGACCGTCACCGTACATTAGGGGAACTTTCGATGCTTGTGGAGGATATCGAAAATGCCATCT ACTTGCACAAAATGGGAGGTCTTTCTGTGGTTTTAAAAGATCTTAACAATTCAGATCATTGGATAAGGATGACTTCTGTATCGATTGTTGCTAAAGCCAGTCAAAATAATCCCATAGTTCAGAATCAG GTTGTTAATCTTGGAGCATTACCGAAGCTAATGATGATGGTGAAATCCGATTTTGATCCAGAAGCAATAAAAGCCCTGCATGCCGTTTCAGCAGTTATTAGAAACAACGAGATTGGCATCAAATTGTTCAACACTGAAGGTGGAGAAAAATTGCTCCAG GGCATTTTGAGCAATGCGACTGCTGATGTCAGACTACACAAGAGATCAGTGTCACTAATTGCTGATCTGGCTGAATATCAGTTAGATAATAGTAGCAAACTGCAGATTCCTTTTTTCAGAAATTGTGCACTTGTGAGGTTGGTAATTGATTTGACACCAGATAATGACCTGGATCTCCAGGAGAAG GTACTCCTTGCAGTCAAGAATCTATTGATGTTAAAATCAACTGAACATCTTATTGTTGATGGATTCTGTGGATTGGAGGGGGCACTGGTAAGAATGAGAAAGCAGTTACAACCGTTTATACTAGATGAAGATGTTTATGAGTATGCAACGGAAGTTGAACGCCTTTGCAAGGAAGTGAACTCAATTTACAATGAAAAGCTTAACAAG GGCTCACAGGTTCCGACATGA